A genomic segment from Pseudomonas sessilinigenes encodes:
- a CDS encoding DUF1329 domain-containing protein: protein MNNKILSACSLALACSFSTLPALAAVSPEQAQQLGSSLTPTGAQMQGNADGSIPAWTGGLPKSAGTLSREGFLSDPFANEQPLFTITAQNMAQYQDKLSPGQQAMLKRYATYRIPVYPSHRTASLPDAVYRDAKDNATKTRLVEGGNGLSEFATSIPFPIPQDGLQVLWNHITRYRGGSAKRTHVQATPLASGTFVPVYFKQQFTFRDRIKDFNPADPGNVLFYYKQLITAPARQAGDVVLVHETLNQVKDPRMAWIYNAGQRRVRRAPQISYDGPYPASEGQRVSDNLDMYNGAPDRYDWKLVGKREIYIPYNSFKLDSPTLKYSDIVQAGHLNPAHTRYELHRVWQVEGTLKQGERHIYAKRVFFIDEDSWQIALADHYDSHGMLWRTAEGHLTPLYDVQVPWLGVEVLYDLINGRYIVSGMRNEEKEPIEFGFSSLSSEYTPAALRNEGIR, encoded by the coding sequence ATGAATAACAAAATACTCTCTGCCTGCTCACTCGCCCTTGCCTGCAGTTTCAGCACCCTCCCCGCCCTGGCGGCGGTCAGTCCCGAGCAGGCTCAACAGCTGGGCTCCAGCCTGACCCCCACTGGTGCGCAAATGCAGGGCAACGCCGATGGCAGCATCCCGGCCTGGACCGGTGGCCTGCCCAAGAGCGCGGGAACCCTCAGCCGCGAAGGCTTCCTCAGCGATCCCTTCGCCAATGAACAGCCGCTGTTCACCATCACCGCGCAGAACATGGCCCAGTACCAGGACAAGCTGAGCCCGGGCCAGCAGGCGATGCTCAAGCGCTATGCCACCTACCGGATACCGGTCTACCCCAGCCATCGCACGGCCAGCCTGCCTGATGCGGTCTACCGGGATGCCAAGGACAATGCGACCAAGACCAGGCTGGTCGAAGGCGGCAACGGCCTGTCCGAGTTCGCCACGTCCATTCCCTTCCCGATCCCGCAGGACGGCCTGCAAGTGCTGTGGAACCACATCACCCGCTACCGCGGCGGCAGCGCCAAGCGCACCCACGTGCAGGCCACCCCCTTGGCCAGCGGCACCTTCGTGCCGGTGTACTTCAAGCAACAGTTCACCTTTCGCGACCGGATCAAGGACTTCAATCCAGCCGATCCGGGCAACGTGCTGTTCTACTACAAGCAGTTGATCACCGCGCCAGCACGCCAGGCCGGGGATGTCGTGCTGGTGCACGAGACCCTGAACCAGGTGAAGGACCCCCGCATGGCCTGGATCTACAACGCCGGACAGCGGCGAGTGCGGCGCGCGCCGCAAATTTCCTACGACGGCCCCTATCCGGCTTCCGAGGGGCAGCGGGTATCCGACAACCTGGACATGTACAACGGCGCACCCGACCGCTACGACTGGAAGCTGGTGGGCAAACGCGAGATCTATATCCCCTACAACAGCTTCAAGCTGGACTCACCGACGCTCAAGTACAGCGACATCGTCCAGGCCGGTCACCTGAACCCGGCCCACACCCGCTATGAGTTGCACCGCGTCTGGCAGGTCGAGGGCACCCTCAAGCAGGGCGAGCGGCATATCTACGCCAAGCGGGTGTTCTTCATTGACGAGGACTCCTGGCAGATCGCCCTGGCCGATCACTACGACTCCCACGGCATGCTGTGGCGCACCGCCGAAGGCCACCTGACTCCGTTGTACGACGTGCAGGTGCCCTGGCTCGGCGTCGAGGTGCTGTACGACCTGATCAATGGCCGCTACATCGTCTCCGGCATGCGCAACGAGGAAAAGGAACCGATCGAATTCGGCTTCTCCTCGCTGTCCTCCGAGTACACCCCGGCGGCCCTGCGCAACGAAGGCATTCGTTGA
- a CDS encoding alpha/beta fold hydrolase: MNDIAAIPGLTSRHVRVGRRQIFLSEVGQGHPLLMLHGGGAGASGMSNYSRNIEALAKQFRVLVVDMPGYGQSTKGLDRSDCFGDLAQSMLGLLDALQIKSAHLAGNSLGGSCALRMALEAPTRVSALVLMGPGGINTTRSLPTKGLNHLLDYYNGAGPTLEKITRFIREDLVYDSSLVTDAMIAERYRASTDPEVVAAPPLRRPTGLKAAVRMDLTRDPRLDRCQVPTLVLWGTEDKVNRPSGGQTLCKRMPNCDLYLFSKTGHWVQWERASEFNAVTASFLACHTPA; this comes from the coding sequence ATGAACGACATCGCAGCCATTCCAGGTCTTACATCCCGCCACGTCAGGGTTGGCCGGCGGCAAATCTTCCTCAGCGAGGTGGGCCAGGGCCATCCCCTGCTCATGCTGCACGGCGGCGGAGCGGGCGCCTCCGGAATGTCCAATTACTCGCGCAATATCGAAGCACTGGCCAAGCAGTTTCGCGTGCTGGTGGTAGACATGCCGGGCTACGGGCAATCGACCAAGGGCCTGGACCGCAGCGACTGCTTCGGCGACCTGGCCCAGAGCATGCTCGGCCTGCTCGACGCATTGCAGATCAAATCTGCGCACCTGGCCGGCAACTCCCTCGGCGGCTCCTGCGCCCTGCGCATGGCCCTGGAAGCACCAACCCGGGTCTCGGCCCTGGTGCTGATGGGCCCGGGCGGCATCAACACCACCCGTAGCCTGCCCACCAAGGGGCTGAACCACCTGCTCGACTACTACAACGGCGCGGGCCCGACGCTGGAGAAGATCACCCGCTTCATCCGCGAAGACCTCGTCTACGACAGCAGCCTGGTGACCGACGCCATGATCGCCGAGCGCTATCGCGCCAGCACCGACCCTGAAGTGGTCGCCGCACCGCCCCTGCGCCGCCCTACAGGCCTGAAGGCCGCAGTGCGCATGGACCTGACCCGCGATCCGCGGCTCGACCGTTGCCAGGTCCCGACCCTGGTGCTGTGGGGCACGGAGGACAAGGTCAATCGTCCCAGTGGCGGCCAGACCTTGTGCAAGCGCATGCCCAACTGCGACCTGTACCTGTTCAGCAAGACCGGGCACTGGGTGCAGTGGGAACGCGCCAGCGAATTCAACGCCGTCACCGCCAGCTTCCTCGCCTGCCATACCCCGGCCTGA
- a CDS encoding VOC family protein, with the protein MKQDIFGASSMGYAVIESNQLDRWQALLQGGIGLHLEHADSQLLAFRMDQHQRRIIVQRGPAEDFAAIGWQLNDQDTLHIVLQRLRARGIAIHESTAAQAAERGVVRFWRVLGPKRMAIELFVEPLTTQEPLSMLSEGFITGESGMGHLAITSRRGKDMRRFWQEIFDARQSDSVVEHLAGVTLDIEFFRVNPRHHSIAIAQVRGLALDPIRTKAQHMNLLTTSVAGLTDAFLRCRKLGFEMAHEIGEHPNDREQSFYVLTPSGFELELGWNALEVDEADWQVTTYKGISLWGHKPQKPGTWNKLKTNLGNFGQGLRSLRHAEYSPLQEQP; encoded by the coding sequence ATGAAACAGGACATCTTCGGCGCCAGCAGCATGGGTTATGCGGTCATCGAGTCGAACCAGCTGGACCGCTGGCAGGCGCTGCTGCAAGGCGGCATCGGCCTGCACCTTGAACATGCGGACAGCCAGCTCCTGGCGTTTCGCATGGACCAGCACCAACGGCGCATCATCGTCCAGCGCGGCCCGGCGGAAGACTTCGCGGCCATCGGCTGGCAACTGAACGACCAGGACACCCTGCACATCGTACTGCAGCGCCTGAGGGCCCGCGGTATCGCCATCCACGAAAGCACTGCGGCCCAGGCGGCAGAACGCGGTGTGGTGCGTTTCTGGCGAGTGCTTGGCCCCAAGCGCATGGCCATCGAGCTGTTCGTCGAGCCACTGACCACCCAGGAGCCCCTGAGCATGCTCAGCGAAGGCTTCATTACCGGTGAGTCCGGCATGGGCCACCTGGCGATCACCAGTCGTCGCGGCAAGGACATGCGCCGCTTCTGGCAGGAAATATTCGATGCCCGGCAGAGCGATAGCGTTGTCGAGCACCTGGCAGGCGTAACGCTGGACATCGAGTTCTTTCGCGTCAACCCGCGCCATCACTCGATCGCCATCGCCCAGGTACGGGGCCTGGCGCTCGACCCGATCCGCACCAAGGCCCAGCACATGAACCTTCTGACCACCTCGGTCGCCGGCCTGACCGATGCCTTCCTGCGTTGCCGCAAGCTGGGCTTCGAGATGGCCCACGAAATCGGCGAGCACCCCAACGACCGCGAGCAGTCGTTCTACGTCCTCACGCCTTCGGGTTTCGAGCTGGAGCTGGGCTGGAACGCCCTGGAAGTCGACGAGGCCGATTGGCAGGTCACCACCTACAAGGGCATCAGCCTGTGGGGCCACAAGCCGCAGAAGCCAGGGACCTGGAACAAGCTGAAGACCAACCTGGGCAATTTCGGCCAAGGCCTGCGCTCCCTGCGCCACGCCGAGTATTCCCCACTGCAGGAACAGCCATGA
- a CDS encoding bifunctional 3-(3-hydroxy-phenyl)propionate/3-hydroxycinnamic acid hydroxylase MhpA, which produces MNTTEIFDVVIAGLGPTGATLAHLLGKRGLSVLVLEREPVFYGNARAVYTDDECMRVMQAAGVAKDLASDMQIDTPAQWTFPDGRVIGRYWQLKRSFGWPVINFLYQPWLETKLSDLLANHPTVRVERGRELVDFKQDGALVTLTHQATQNCRFGDGDASRIELDVDLAPVTLKARYLVGADGGRSTVREQLGIGMDGKNFPEPWLVVDLEMKEGEDALRHIPYFNFICDPDSPVVSCPQPGRFHRFEFMLMPGQTKEYMEDPATVRKLLSRYVNPDQFEVKRKLVYTFNALVAREWRKGRVLLAGDAAHMTPQFMGQGMSSGVRDAYNLAWKLEAVLRGKAADKLLDTYGSERYHHAKAMIDISVRMKDFVSMSNPFKTALRNFAVRALNVTPVLGKWLREGGFKPTPTYKPGSYLGLPRDGWRGVAGKLMPQPQVRTFKGKRVPLDEILGEGFSLLGLENNPRVALSAESQQLLAALDTRYVTLYPFGGRPQGMDVQRFSPADLTEVEEPDEELVRWFKRAGHGRDLVAVVRPDKFVFALVPATQLNAALAELRRQLGWQPNLVSAQPPVATLRKSA; this is translated from the coding sequence ATGAACACTACTGAAATCTTCGACGTCGTCATCGCTGGCCTCGGTCCAACCGGCGCTACCCTGGCCCATTTGCTCGGCAAGCGCGGCCTCTCGGTGCTGGTGCTGGAGCGTGAGCCGGTGTTCTACGGCAATGCTCGCGCGGTCTACACCGACGATGAGTGCATGCGTGTGATGCAGGCCGCGGGGGTAGCCAAGGACCTGGCCAGCGATATGCAGATCGATACCCCGGCCCAATGGACTTTCCCCGATGGACGCGTGATCGGCCGCTACTGGCAGCTCAAGCGCAGCTTCGGTTGGCCGGTGATCAACTTCCTCTACCAGCCCTGGCTGGAAACCAAGCTCAGCGACCTGCTGGCCAATCACCCGACGGTAAGGGTCGAACGCGGTCGCGAACTGGTGGACTTCAAGCAGGACGGCGCGCTGGTCACCCTCACCCACCAGGCCACCCAGAACTGTCGCTTCGGCGATGGCGACGCCAGCCGTATCGAGCTGGACGTCGACCTGGCACCGGTCACCCTCAAGGCACGCTACCTGGTGGGCGCGGATGGCGGTCGCAGCACCGTGCGCGAACAACTGGGCATTGGCATGGACGGCAAGAACTTCCCCGAGCCCTGGCTGGTGGTCGACCTGGAAATGAAGGAAGGGGAAGATGCGCTGCGCCACATCCCCTACTTCAACTTCATCTGCGACCCCGACTCCCCGGTGGTCAGCTGTCCGCAGCCCGGGCGCTTCCATCGCTTCGAATTCATGCTGATGCCCGGCCAGACCAAGGAGTACATGGAGGACCCGGCCACCGTGCGCAAGCTGCTGAGCCGGTACGTGAACCCGGACCAGTTCGAGGTCAAGCGCAAGCTGGTCTACACCTTCAACGCCCTGGTCGCGCGCGAGTGGCGCAAGGGTCGCGTATTGCTGGCAGGCGATGCCGCGCATATGACCCCGCAGTTCATGGGCCAGGGCATGAGCTCCGGGGTGCGCGACGCCTACAACCTGGCGTGGAAGCTGGAGGCGGTGCTACGCGGCAAGGCTGCCGACAAGCTGCTCGACACCTACGGCAGCGAGCGCTACCACCACGCCAAGGCAATGATCGACATCTCGGTGCGGATGAAGGACTTCGTGTCCATGTCCAATCCATTCAAGACGGCGCTGCGCAACTTTGCAGTCCGGGCACTGAATGTCACACCGGTACTGGGCAAGTGGCTGCGCGAGGGCGGCTTCAAGCCTACCCCGACCTACAAGCCCGGCTCCTACCTGGGGTTGCCCAGGGATGGTTGGCGCGGGGTCGCCGGGAAGCTGATGCCCCAGCCGCAGGTCCGCACCTTCAAGGGCAAGCGCGTGCCCCTCGACGAAATCCTGGGCGAAGGCTTCTCCCTGCTGGGCCTGGAGAACAATCCGCGCGTGGCGCTATCGGCCGAGTCCCAGCAGTTGCTGGCGGCGCTGGATACCCGCTACGTCACGCTCTACCCCTTTGGCGGGCGTCCCCAGGGCATGGACGTGCAGCGCTTCAGTCCGGCCGACTTGACCGAGGTCGAGGAGCCCGATGAGGAACTGGTGCGTTGGTTCAAGCGTGCCGGACACGGTCGTGACCTGGTGGCGGTGGTGCGCCCGGACAAGTTCGTCTTCGCCCTGGTACCCGCCACGCAACTGAACGCCGCACTGGCCGAACTCCGGCGCCAGCTGGGCTGGCAACCGAACCTGGTCAGCGCACAGCCCCCTGTTGCCACCCTGAGGAAAAGCGCATGA